Proteins encoded together in one Camelina sativa cultivar DH55 chromosome 9, Cs, whole genome shotgun sequence window:
- the LOC104711784 gene encoding ATP synthase subunit d, mitochondrial, with product MSGAGKKIADVAFKASRTIDWDGMAKVIVTDEARREFSNLRRAFDEVNTQLQTKFSQEPEPIDWDFYRKGIGSGIVDMYKEAYDSVEIPKFVDTVTPEYKPKFDALLVELKEAEQKSLKESERLEKEIADVQEISKKLSTMTADEYFEKHPELKKKFDDEIRNDNWGY from the exons ATGAGCGGAGCCGGTAAGAAAATCGCGGATGTGGCTTTCAAAGCTTCAAGGACGATCGATTGGGATGGTATGGCTAAGGTTATTGTAACCGATGAGGCTCGTAGAGAGTTCTCTAACCTTCGTCGTGCTTTCGATGAGGTTAACACGCAGCTCCAGACCAAGTTTAGCCAg GAACCTGAACCCATAGATTGGGATTTCTACAGAAAGGGTATTGGGTCTGGCATTGTGGACATGTACAAGGAAGCTTATGACA GCGTTGAGATTCCCAAGTTCGTTGACACTGTCACTCCTGAGTACAAGCCAAAGTTTGATGCTTTG TTGGTGGAACTGAAAGAAGCAGAACAGAAATCGTTGAAGGAGTCTGAACGATTGGAGAAAGAAATTGCTGATGTCCAAGAGATTAGC AAAAAGCTGAGCACCATGACAGCAGACGAGTACTTTGAGAAGCACCCAGAACTCAAAAAGAAGTTTGATGACGAAATCCGTAATGACAACTGGGGATACTGA
- the LOC104711783 gene encoding protein IQ-DOMAIN 1-like isoform X1 yields the protein MGKSWFSAVKKAFSPEPKQKKEQKKPHKAKRWFGKSKKLDVVTNSGEADSSRAVQDAKLKEIEEQQSRHAYSVAIATAAAAEAAVAAAQAAAEVVRLSALSRFPGKSKEEIAAIKIQTAFRGYMARRALRALRGLVRLKSLVQGKCVKRQATSTLQSMQTLARLQYQIRDRRLRLSEDKQALTRQLQQKHNKDFNKHGENWDDSTLSREKVEANMLNKQVATLRREKALAYAYTHQNTWKNSTKLGSQTFMDPNNPHWGWSWLERWMAARPNENQAVTPDNADKNSSVKSVASRAMSEMLIPRGKNLSPRGKTPNSRRGSSPSVRRAPSEDSTSMLSIQSEQPCNRRHSTCGSVPSTRDDESFTSSFSQSVPGYMAPTQAAKARARFSNLSPLSSEKTAKKRLSFAGSPKTVRRFSGPPKLESNVTKKDTNLA from the exons atgggtAAGAGTTGGTTTTCAGCTGTGAAGAAAGCCTTTAGTcctgaaccaaaacaaaagaaagaacag AAGAAACCACATAAGGCCAAGAGATGGTTTGGTAAATCCAAGAAGTTGGATGTTGTTACTAATTCTGGTGAAGCAGATTCTTCTCGTGCTGTCCAAGACGCGAAACTAAAGGAGATTGAGGAGCAACAGAGCAGGCATGCTTACTCTGTCGCTATTGCTACTGCTGCAGCTGCAGAGGCAGCCGTTGCAGCTGCTCAAGCTGCTGCTGAAGTTGTTCGTCTCTCTGCATTGTCACGTTTCCCTGggaaatcaaaagaagagaTCGCAGCTATCAAGATTCAGACAGCATTTAGAGGATATATG GCAAGAAGAGCATTGCGTGCGCTGAGAGGCCTTGTGAGGCTAAAATCTTTAGTTCAGGGGAAATGTGTGAAACGTCAAGCCACATCAACATTGCAAAGCATGCAAACACTAGCTAGACTACAATATCAGATTCGTGACCGGAGGCTTCGGTTGTCAGAGGATAAGCAGGCTTTAACGCGGCAgctccaacaaaaacacaataaagacTTTAATAAG CATGGAGAAAATTGGGATGATAGTACACTGTCGCGGGAGAAAGTTGAAGCAAACATGTTGAACAAGCAAGTAGCAACACTGAGAAGAGAAAAAGCACTTGCATATGCATATACTCATCAG AACACATGGAAAAACTCAACTAAATTGGGTTCTCAGACATTCATGGACCCTAACAATCCACATTGGGGTTGGAGTTGGCTAGAACGTTGGATGGCTGCTCGACCAAACGAAAACCAGGCAGTCACACCAGACAACGCTGACAAAAACTCTTCTGTGAAGAGTGTAGCAAGCCGTGCCATGTCTGAGATGCTAATTCCACGTGGAAAAAACCTTTCACCAAGAGGAAAGACACCAAACAGTCGAAGAGGATCAAGCCCGAGTGTGAGGCGAGCCCCTAGCGAAGACTCGACGAGCATGTTAAGTATCCAATCAGAACAACCTTGCAACCGTAGGCATAGCACTTGTGGATCAGTTCCATCAACTAGAGACGATGAAAGCTTCACCAGTAGTTTCTCTCAGTCAGTTCCAGGCTACATGGCGCCTACACAAGCGGCCAAAGCAAGAGCTCGGTTCTCAAACCTTAGTCCTTTAAGCTCAGAGAAGACAGCGAAGAAGCGTCTTTCCTTTGCGGGATCTCCAAAGACTGTAAGGCGGTTTTCAGGTCCTCCAAAGCTGGAAAGCAATGTTACGAAGAAAGATACTAATCTTGCTTAA
- the LOC104715572 gene encoding putative F-box protein At3g52320, with protein sequence MGASLCLAVRKKKKIAKETIALPEIPEEVLIEILIRLPAKSLMRYKCVSKLWLSLIISPYFTNLFLKSSPRRRLFAYITDARHRIGKYALLISSSSSSHDQSVVSVIDQNLTMRIIGGHFVNAVRGLACFRAGRRVQICNLHTRQLVELPTIRSQVKGNNVWNYFGHDPVHDVYKVLTLVWEFNKEPRVRLEHHVLVLGAGAIWKNTQCHIPHHSPYTRGISINGVLYYGARTYDNRFMLMSFDLSSEEFNLIEFPNVSGFGSFSWMDLMNYKGRVAFYSNFKLLWRHSASPRMEVWVLEDADKSQWSVAKTIFLPVSQMDFTLQGYQLRTDGTSRTGQLYYLKNGDLTPNQPVRFFGYDVERNEITRRIELKLSLLGFKKTKYWLWATFWDDVENIMYLET encoded by the coding sequence ATGGGAGCGTCTTTATGTCTTGCcgtgaggaaaaagaaaaagatagcgAAGGAGACCATTGCCTTACCGGAGATCCCTGAGGAAGTATTGATCGAGATTCTGATAAGACTGCCGGCGAAATCTCTCATGAGATACAAGTGCGTCTCAAAGCTTTGGCTTTCCCTTATCATCTCTCCATATTTCACCAACCTATTCCTTAAATCCTCACCACGCCGACGTTTGTTCGCGTATATAACGGATGCAAGACATAGGATCGGCAAGTATGCCTTgctcatatcatcatcatcatcgagtcATGATCAGTCAGTCGTCTCAGTGATCGACCAAAATCTGACTATGCGGATAATAGGAGGCCACTTTGTGAACGCTGTTCGTGGCTTGGCGTGTTTCAGAGCTGGGAGAAGAGTGCAAATATGTAACCTTCACACAAGGCAGCTTGTGGAATTGCCTACTATAAGATCTCAAGTAAAAGGTAACAACGTGTGGAACTATTTTGGACACGATCCTGTTCATGATGTATACAAAGTGCTTACCCTGGTTTGGGAGTTCAATAAGGAACCTAGAGTGAGGTTAGAACATCATGTGTTGGTACTTGGAGCTGGAGCAATATGGAAAAATACTCAATGCCACATTCCTCATCATAGTCCTTACACACGAGGTATTTCCATTAACGGTGTTTTGTATTATGGAGCTCGGACTTATGATAACAGATTTATGCTTATGAGTTTTGACTTGAGTTCTGAAGAGTTCAATTTGATTGAATTTCCCAATGTTTCCGGCTTCGGGAGCTTCAGTTGGATGGATCTCATGAACTACAAAGGAAGAGTAGCTTTTTATAGCAATTTCAAACTACTTTGGAGGCATTCAGCAAGTCCTCGTATGGAAGTTTGGGTTCTTGAAGATGCTGACAAGAGTCAATGGTCCGTCGCCAAGACTATTTTCTTGCCTGTTTCTCAGATGGATTTCACGCTTCAAGGTTATCAATTGCGTACGGATGGCACTAGTCGCACTGGCCAActttattatttgaaaaatggAGATCTCACGCCGAATCAACCCGTTCGCTTTTTCGGTTATGACGTAGAGAGGAACGAGATAACTCGAAGGATTGAATTAAAGCTATCATTGCTTGGCTTTAAGAAGACAAAATATTGGTTGTGGGCAACATTTTGGGATGATGTTGAGAACATCATGTACTTGGAAACCTAA
- the LOC104711783 gene encoding protein IQ-DOMAIN 1-like isoform X2, translated as MGKSWFSAVKKAFSPEPKQKKEQKPHKAKRWFGKSKKLDVVTNSGEADSSRAVQDAKLKEIEEQQSRHAYSVAIATAAAAEAAVAAAQAAAEVVRLSALSRFPGKSKEEIAAIKIQTAFRGYMARRALRALRGLVRLKSLVQGKCVKRQATSTLQSMQTLARLQYQIRDRRLRLSEDKQALTRQLQQKHNKDFNKHGENWDDSTLSREKVEANMLNKQVATLRREKALAYAYTHQNTWKNSTKLGSQTFMDPNNPHWGWSWLERWMAARPNENQAVTPDNADKNSSVKSVASRAMSEMLIPRGKNLSPRGKTPNSRRGSSPSVRRAPSEDSTSMLSIQSEQPCNRRHSTCGSVPSTRDDESFTSSFSQSVPGYMAPTQAAKARARFSNLSPLSSEKTAKKRLSFAGSPKTVRRFSGPPKLESNVTKKDTNLA; from the exons atgggtAAGAGTTGGTTTTCAGCTGTGAAGAAAGCCTTTAGTcctgaaccaaaacaaaagaaagaacag AAACCACATAAGGCCAAGAGATGGTTTGGTAAATCCAAGAAGTTGGATGTTGTTACTAATTCTGGTGAAGCAGATTCTTCTCGTGCTGTCCAAGACGCGAAACTAAAGGAGATTGAGGAGCAACAGAGCAGGCATGCTTACTCTGTCGCTATTGCTACTGCTGCAGCTGCAGAGGCAGCCGTTGCAGCTGCTCAAGCTGCTGCTGAAGTTGTTCGTCTCTCTGCATTGTCACGTTTCCCTGggaaatcaaaagaagagaTCGCAGCTATCAAGATTCAGACAGCATTTAGAGGATATATG GCAAGAAGAGCATTGCGTGCGCTGAGAGGCCTTGTGAGGCTAAAATCTTTAGTTCAGGGGAAATGTGTGAAACGTCAAGCCACATCAACATTGCAAAGCATGCAAACACTAGCTAGACTACAATATCAGATTCGTGACCGGAGGCTTCGGTTGTCAGAGGATAAGCAGGCTTTAACGCGGCAgctccaacaaaaacacaataaagacTTTAATAAG CATGGAGAAAATTGGGATGATAGTACACTGTCGCGGGAGAAAGTTGAAGCAAACATGTTGAACAAGCAAGTAGCAACACTGAGAAGAGAAAAAGCACTTGCATATGCATATACTCATCAG AACACATGGAAAAACTCAACTAAATTGGGTTCTCAGACATTCATGGACCCTAACAATCCACATTGGGGTTGGAGTTGGCTAGAACGTTGGATGGCTGCTCGACCAAACGAAAACCAGGCAGTCACACCAGACAACGCTGACAAAAACTCTTCTGTGAAGAGTGTAGCAAGCCGTGCCATGTCTGAGATGCTAATTCCACGTGGAAAAAACCTTTCACCAAGAGGAAAGACACCAAACAGTCGAAGAGGATCAAGCCCGAGTGTGAGGCGAGCCCCTAGCGAAGACTCGACGAGCATGTTAAGTATCCAATCAGAACAACCTTGCAACCGTAGGCATAGCACTTGTGGATCAGTTCCATCAACTAGAGACGATGAAAGCTTCACCAGTAGTTTCTCTCAGTCAGTTCCAGGCTACATGGCGCCTACACAAGCGGCCAAAGCAAGAGCTCGGTTCTCAAACCTTAGTCCTTTAAGCTCAGAGAAGACAGCGAAGAAGCGTCTTTCCTTTGCGGGATCTCCAAAGACTGTAAGGCGGTTTTCAGGTCCTCCAAAGCTGGAAAGCAATGTTACGAAGAAAGATACTAATCTTGCTTAA
- the LOC104711785 gene encoding ABC transporter G family member 27-like isoform X2, with amino-acid sequence MDLGTSSSSSGLVKAKSETLAEALKSSSLDFSNDNGSSHGSKQHVMARTLSSSSHSSSSKYRRNTHIRKAKSAHPALDLAGLTGGAALSRASSASHGISFSFTGFTVPHEEIIASERCSNEDFLEDIEAATSSVVKFQAEPTFPIYLKFIDITYKVTTKGMTSSSEKSILNGISGSAYPGELLALMGPSGSGKTTLLNVLGGRFDQQNIGGLVSYNDKPYSKHLKTRIGFVTQEDVLFPHLTVIETLTYTARLRLPKTLTKQEKEQRAVSMIQELGLERCQGTMIGGSFVRGVSGGERKRVSIGIEIMTNPSLLLLDEPTSSLDSTTALKIVQMLQSIAKAGKTVVTTIHQPSSRLFHRFDKLVVLSRGSLLYFGKASEAMSYFSSIGCSPLLAMNPAEFLLDLANGNMNDISIPSALKEKMKMENSCSEIRSSKPTPTIVYEYLEEAYKTQISVVEKKKLMAPVPLDEEVKLMITCPKREWGLSWWEQYCLLSLRGIKERRHDYFSWLRVTQVLSTAIILGLLWWQSDIHHPKGLQDQVGLLFFIAVFWGFFPVFTAIFTFPQEIAMLSKERESNMYRLSAYFVARTTSDLPLDLILPVLFLVVVYFMAGLRLSAESFFLSVLTVFLCIVAAQGLGLAIGASLMDLKKATTLASVTVMTFMLAGGYFVKKVPNFIAWIRFMSFNYHTYKLLVKVQYQEIMENVNGEEIGSGIKEVSALVAMIIGYRLLAYLSLRRMKLHSST; translated from the exons ATGGATTTGGGaacctcctcatcatcatccgGCTTGGTCAAGGCCAAATCTGAGACACTCGCAGAAGCTCTTAAGTCTAGTTCACTTGATTTCAGCAACGATAATGGTAGCAGCCATGGGAGCAAGCAGCATGTGATGGCAAGGACATTATCATCGTCGAGCCACAGTAGCAGCAGCAAATACAGAAGGAACACTCACATAAGGAAGGCCAAGAGTGCACACCCTGCTCTTGACCTTGCTGGTCTCACTGGTGGTGCTGCTCTTAGCCGAGCCTCCAGTGCTTCCCATGGAATTTCCTTCTCTTTCACTGGCTTTACTGTGCCACACGAAGAGATCATTGCTTCAGAACGATGTAGCAATGAAGATTTCT TGGAAGATATTGAAGCAGCAACCAGTAGTGTGGTCAAGTTTCAGGCAGAACCAACCTTTCCGATATATCTGAAG TTCATAGATATCACATACAAGGTAACGACCAAAGGTATGACATCTTCATCAGAAAAGAGCATATTGAATGGGATTAGTGGTTCAGCATATCCAGGGGAGCTTCTAGCTCTCATGGGACCTTCTGGAAGTGGAAAAACTACACTACTCAATGTGCTTGGTGGCAGATTTGATCAGCAAAACATCGGTGGGTTGGTCAGCTACAATGATAAGCCATATTCTAAGCACTTGAAAACCAG GATTGGATTTGTGACTCAAGAGGATGTTTTGTTCCCTCACTTAACTGTAATAGAGACACTGACCTACACAGCTCGTTTACGTCTTCCTAAAACTCTTACAAAGCAGGAGAAGGAACAAAGAGCTGTTAGTATGATACAAGAGCTTGGATTGGAAAG GTGCCAAGGCACAATGATTGGAGGGTCATTTGTGCGCGGTGTCTCAGGTGGGGAGAGGAAAAGGGTTTCTATTGGGATTGAGATCATGACTAATCCTTCACTTCTTCTCCTTGATGAACCCACCTCTAGTTTGGACTCTACTACTGCTCTTAAGATTGTTCAGATGCTACAAAGTATAGCAAAG GCGGGGAAAACTGTTGTAACAACAATTCACCAACCGTCAAGCAGGCTCTTTCACAGATTTGACAAGCTGGTTGTACTCAGTAGAGGAAGCTTGCTTTACTTTGGGAAAGCATCAGAAGCAATGTCTTATTTCTCTTCCATAGGATGTTCTCCTCTACTCGCCATGAACCCTGCAGAATTCTTATTGGACTTAGCTAATGGAAACATGAACGATATTTCCATTCCCTCAGCtcttaaagagaaaatgaagatGGAAAATTCTTGCAGCGAGATAAGATCTTCCAAGCCAACTCCTACAATTGTATATGAG TATCTTGAGGAAGCTTACAAGACACAGATTTCAGTCgtggaaaagaagaaacttatgGCACCAGTTCCACTTGACGAAGAAGTTAAATTGATGATAACTTGCCCCAAACGAGAATGGGGATTGAGCTGGTGGGAACAATATTGTTTACTTTCCTTAAGAGGAATCAAAGAACGGAGACATGACTATTTCAGCTGGTTGAGAGTTACTCAAGTTCTCTCCACTGCCATCATCTTAGGTTTACTCTGGTGGCAATCAGACATTCATCATCCCAAAGGCCTACAAGATCAG GTAGGGCTACTCTTCTTCATTGCCGTATTCTGGGGATTCTTTCCTGTATTCACAGCGATCTTCACTTTTCCTCAAGAGATAGCAATGCTGAGCAAGGAACGAGAGTCAAATATGTATAGATTAAGTGCATATTTTGTGGCTAGAACCACAAGCGACCTGCCACTTGACTTGATATTACCTGTGCTTTTCCTAGTTGTTGTATATTTCATGGCTGGATTGAGATTAAGTGCTGAATCCTTTTTCCTAAGTGTGCTCACGGTCTTCCTATGCATCGTTGCAGCTCAG GGACTTGGATTAGCAATAGGGGCGAGCTTAATGGATCTGAAGAAGGCCACAACTTTAGCATCAGTAACTGTAATGACTTTCATGCTCGCTGGTGGCTACTTCGTGAAG AAAGTTCCAAATTTTATCGCTTGGATACGTTTCATGTCATTCAACTACCACACATACAAGCTCCTAGTGAAGGTACAATATCAAGAAATTATGGAAAACGTAAACGGGGAAGAAATTGGGAGTGGGATTAAGGAAGTGAGCGCTCTTGTAGCTATGATTATAGGCTACCGTCTCTTAGCCTACCTCTCTCTTCGAAGGATGAAGCTCCACTCTTCGACTTAA
- the LOC104715573 gene encoding putative F-box protein At3g52320, translating into MGASLCLAVRKKKKMAKEIIALPDIPEQMLIEILIRLPAKSLMRYKCVSKLWLSLIISPYFTNLFLRSSPRRRLFAYIVDERHRIGKYALLTSSSSSSSSHDQSVVSVIDQNLTIRIIKGYFVNAVRGLACFRAGRRVQICNLHTRQLVKLLIIRSQVKGKNVWNYFGHDPVHDVYKVLSLVWEFTKDHRVRLEHHLLVLGDGALWKKTQCLC; encoded by the exons ATGGGAGCGTCTTTATGTCTTGCcgtgaggaaaaagaaaaagatggcgAAGGAGATCATTGCCTTGCCGGACATCCCTGAGCAAATGTTGATCGAGATTCTGATAAGACTGCCGGCGAAATCTCTCATGAGATACAAATGCGTCTCAAAGCTTTGGCTTTCCCTTATCATCTCTCCATACTTCACCAACCTATTCCTTAGATCCTCACCACGCCGACGTTTGTTCGCGTATATAGTGGATGAAAGACACAGGATCGGCAAGTATGCCTtgctcacatcatcatc atcatcatcatcgagtcATGATCAGTCAGTCGTCTCAGTGATCGACCAAAATCTGACTATACGGATAATAAAAGGCTACTTTGTGAACGCTGTTCGTGGCTTGGCGTGTTTCAGAGCTGGGAGAAGAGTGCAAATATGTAACCTTCACACGAGGCAGCTTGTGAAATTGCTTATTATAAGATCTCAAGTAAAAGGTAAGAACGTGTGGAACTATTTCGGACATGATCCTGTTCATGATGTATACAAAGTGCTTAGCCTGGTTTGGGAGTTCACTAAGGACCATAGAGTGAGGTTAGAACATCATTTGTTGGTACTTGGAGATGGAGCATTATGGAAAAAGACTCAATGCCtatgttag
- the LOC104711785 gene encoding ABC transporter G family member 27-like isoform X1 produces MQFIDITYKVTTKGMTSSSEKSILNGISGSAYPGELLALMGPSGSGKTTLLNVLGGRFDQQNIGGLVSYNDKPYSKHLKTRIGFVTQEDVLFPHLTVIETLTYTARLRLPKTLTKQEKEQRAVSMIQELGLERCQGTMIGGSFVRGVSGGERKRVSIGIEIMTNPSLLLLDEPTSSLDSTTALKIVQMLQSIAKAGKTVVTTIHQPSSRLFHRFDKLVVLSRGSLLYFGKASEAMSYFSSIGCSPLLAMNPAEFLLDLANGNMNDISIPSALKEKMKMENSCSEIRSSKPTPTIVYEYLEEAYKTQISVVEKKKLMAPVPLDEEVKLMITCPKREWGLSWWEQYCLLSLRGIKERRHDYFSWLRVTQVLSTAIILGLLWWQSDIHHPKGLQDQVGLLFFIAVFWGFFPVFTAIFTFPQEIAMLSKERESNMYRLSAYFVARTTSDLPLDLILPVLFLVVVYFMAGLRLSAESFFLSVLTVFLCIVAAQGLGLAIGASLMDLKKATTLASVTVMTFMLAGGYFVKKVPNFIAWIRFMSFNYHTYKLLVKVQYQEIMENVNGEEIGSGIKEVSALVAMIIGYRLLAYLSLRRMKLHSST; encoded by the exons ATGCAGTTCATAGATATCACATACAAGGTAACGACCAAAGGTATGACATCTTCATCAGAAAAGAGCATATTGAATGGGATTAGTGGTTCAGCATATCCAGGGGAGCTTCTAGCTCTCATGGGACCTTCTGGAAGTGGAAAAACTACACTACTCAATGTGCTTGGTGGCAGATTTGATCAGCAAAACATCGGTGGGTTGGTCAGCTACAATGATAAGCCATATTCTAAGCACTTGAAAACCAG GATTGGATTTGTGACTCAAGAGGATGTTTTGTTCCCTCACTTAACTGTAATAGAGACACTGACCTACACAGCTCGTTTACGTCTTCCTAAAACTCTTACAAAGCAGGAGAAGGAACAAAGAGCTGTTAGTATGATACAAGAGCTTGGATTGGAAAG GTGCCAAGGCACAATGATTGGAGGGTCATTTGTGCGCGGTGTCTCAGGTGGGGAGAGGAAAAGGGTTTCTATTGGGATTGAGATCATGACTAATCCTTCACTTCTTCTCCTTGATGAACCCACCTCTAGTTTGGACTCTACTACTGCTCTTAAGATTGTTCAGATGCTACAAAGTATAGCAAAG GCGGGGAAAACTGTTGTAACAACAATTCACCAACCGTCAAGCAGGCTCTTTCACAGATTTGACAAGCTGGTTGTACTCAGTAGAGGAAGCTTGCTTTACTTTGGGAAAGCATCAGAAGCAATGTCTTATTTCTCTTCCATAGGATGTTCTCCTCTACTCGCCATGAACCCTGCAGAATTCTTATTGGACTTAGCTAATGGAAACATGAACGATATTTCCATTCCCTCAGCtcttaaagagaaaatgaagatGGAAAATTCTTGCAGCGAGATAAGATCTTCCAAGCCAACTCCTACAATTGTATATGAG TATCTTGAGGAAGCTTACAAGACACAGATTTCAGTCgtggaaaagaagaaacttatgGCACCAGTTCCACTTGACGAAGAAGTTAAATTGATGATAACTTGCCCCAAACGAGAATGGGGATTGAGCTGGTGGGAACAATATTGTTTACTTTCCTTAAGAGGAATCAAAGAACGGAGACATGACTATTTCAGCTG GTTGAGAGTTACTCAAGTTCTCTCCACTGCCATCATCTTAGGTTTACTCTGGTGGCAATCAGACATTCATCATCCCAAAGGCCTACAAGATCAG GTAGGGCTACTCTTCTTCATTGCCGTATTCTGGGGATTCTTTCCTGTATTCACAGCGATCTTCACTTTTCCTCAAGAGATAGCAATGCTGAGCAAGGAACGAGAGTCAAATATGTATAGATTAAGTGCATATTTTGTGGCTAGAACCACAAGCGACCTGCCACTTGACTTGATATTACCTGTGCTTTTCCTAGTTGTTGTATATTTCATGGCTGGATTGAGATTAAGTGCTGAATCCTTTTTCCTAAGTGTGCTCACGGTCTTCCTATGCATCGTTGCAGCTCAG GGACTTGGATTAGCAATAGGGGCGAGCTTAATGGATCTGAAGAAGGCCACAACTTTAGCATCAGTAACTGTAATGACTTTCATGCTCGCTGGTGGCTACTTCGTGAAG AAAGTTCCAAATTTTATCGCTTGGATACGTTTCATGTCATTCAACTACCACACATACAAGCTCCTAGTGAAGGTACAATATCAAGAAATTATGGAAAACGTAAACGGGGAAGAAATTGGGAGTGGGATTAAGGAAGTGAGCGCTCTTGTAGCTATGATTATAGGCTACCGTCTCTTAGCCTACCTCTCTCTTCGAAGGATGAAGCTCCACTCTTCGACTTAA